In Candidatus Fusobacterium pullicola, the genomic stretch TTCTACTGGAAATACTAAATCGGGATTAGCTCCTATATACATTAAATTAGAATCTTGTAGTAAGTTACAAGCTGTTTGAAGTTTTTCATATGTAAGTTCAGTATCCAATCCTAGGACAACTGCATCCACATTATACCTTCCATCAATTTTTATCGGATTTTCAACTACATTTAATCCAAGCTCTTCTAACATCTCTTTAAATTTTTTTGTTCCTAAAACATAAATATTTTTTTTATTCTTTTTAATTAGATATTTTCCAGTAATATAACCAGCAGTTACTATTTCATCTTCTTTTATATTAAAACCAAGTTTTGTTAATTTTTCAACATATTGTTTTCTTGTCCTAGAAGAATTATTAGTAAATATTAGAAACTTTTTACCGGCTTCCCTAATTTTATTTATTGCTTCAATAGCCCCATCTATAACTTGATCTCCTAAAAGTAAAGTTCCATCTAAATCAAAAAGATATAGTTTTTTATTTTCCATATTAATTTATTCCCTCTTTCTTAAAACTTGTATAATTTATTTTAAATCTTTTATGTAAATTTTAAATAAAAAAAAGGTTAAATTCATGTAAATATATTTTTTACATGAGCTTAACCTTTTTATGATTTTTTATTAAGCTTTAAACTATCTTCTTTCCATGGTACTCTTTAGTAGGTATAAGAGTTGAAATCTTATCTAAATTCTCTTTAGTAACTTTACCAGCTACAATAATGATAATCTCATCTCCAGCTTCCTTGATCATCTTTTTCAAAATCTCTTTTCCTTCAAGTGCTGTTTCTTTTGTTCCAGATGTAAGTATTCTATTTAC encodes the following:
- a CDS encoding HAD-IIA family hydrolase yields the protein MENKKLYLFDLDGTLLLGDQVIDGAIEAINKIREAGKKFLIFTNNSSRTRKQYVEKLTKLGFNIKEDEIVTAGYITGKYLIKKNKKNIYVLGTKKFKEMLEELGLNVVENPIKIDGRYNVDAVVLGLDTELTYEKLQTACNLLQDSNLMYIGANPDLVFPVENGIFYPDCGSIAKMLFYSVKRFPKFLGKPHHEILDYCLEKKGVSKDETVIIGDRLYTDIACGQENGCDTILIFSGEARKEDLINSEYQPTLFLDSIKELKIK
- a CDS encoding copper homeostasis protein CutC, whose translation is VNRILTSGTKETALEGKEILKKMIKEAGDEIIIIVAGKVTKENLDKISTLIPTKEYHGKKIV